The genome window GTACAGTCCTCGATGTACGCGAGGACGCCCTCGTCCTGGCGGCCGATCTCGCGGAACCGATCCATGTCGATCGGGTCGCCGATGACGGGGTCGTGGTCCAGCCGCTTGTCGAGCCCGTAGACGACTGCGCCCTCGGGCGTGTGGAGGACCGGGTTGATCGCGTCGATGATGGAGTGAGTGACGTTGACGAACTCCATCTCGACCTGCTCGGAGTCGCCGATCGCCATCGTGGCGCCCGGCTTCATCTTCACGAGGTCGTTGTCGACCTGGAACTTGCCCTCGTCTTCGATCTGCTGGCGGACCAGCTCGATCGTGTACGGCGCGGAGACGATCGGCGCGTCGTAGCGGTGGGCGAGCTTCGGGATCCCCGCGATGTGGTCGAGGTGGCCGTGGGTGGGGACGATCGCCTGGACGTCGCCCTCCAGTTCGCTCATGACCCGGTCGTCCGGGATGGCGCCCATGTCGATCAGGTCGAGGCTGTGCATGCTCTCGGTCTCCACGTTGTCGTGGATGAGGACCTTACTGAGGTTCAGGCCCATGTCGAAGATGACGATGTCCTCGCCCGCACGGACCGCCGTCATCTGTCGACCGACCTCTTCGTAACCGCCGAGTGTCGCAATTTCGATTTCCATGGTGTGTTGGTGTCGGAGCCGTTGTCGGCGCCGATCACTGAAACCCCGCAAGGAGCCGTCAGCGCTACGTCCTACCGCGCGTCGTTGAAGGCCCCGCTACGGCCGAGTCGCCGCGACTCACCGTGTCCCGCGGGAGTGTGGTACCTCGGCGTACTCCCGCGCACGTTAAAAACTCCCGGGTTCGGTCGCGCGGCGGCGGTGCGCGTCCGAATGCGGTGACGACGGAATCACCGGGCGAGTCCCGCAAAGCGTATCACGTTCTCCGCCGAACGGCCGGCGATGCCAGACGTTCCCCGCCGCCGAACCCTCCTCGCGGCCGCGTCAGGGATCGCCGCCCTGGCCGGCTGCGCCGGCAGCGAGACCGCGTCGAACAGCTACCCGACCACCAACCGACGGATCGACGGCTACGACCTCGAGAAGGTCCGCGACGAGAGCGGCGGCGCGCTCGTCGCCTCGGGCGACGAACTGCCGTCGCTCTCGGCCGACGAGCGCGCGTTTCAGCGCCGCAGCACGCGACGGGTGTTGGTCGCCGACGAGGACCTCACCGAGCTCGCCTTCGCCGAGACGGACGCCGGCGAGCGCCTTCGGTCGTTCCTCGCCGCGACCGACTTCGAGTCGGCGTCGGCGTACCTCCTCACGATGCCCGTGCGAGCGTGTCGAGAGGTCCGGTTCCGGTCCGTCTCGGTCGAGCCGGACGAGCTCGCGGACGACGACCTCCACCCGCACGCCGACTTCTGTCAGGCGTACCGTCCCGCGGACGTCGAGTGCGACGCCGACGAGACCCACACCGTCGGGTTCGCGATCCGGCTCCCGGTCGCCGCCGACCGCTCGACCGGGAGCGGCAGCGGCATGAGCGGCTCCTGCCTCCGACGGGAGCCGCCCGCGGTGTTCAACGCGTCGGCCGTGTCCGGGAGCGGCGGTGATGAGGCGTGAGCCGGAAATCGAGTTCGCGCCGCCGCTTCCTCGCCGGGATCGCGACGGCTGGCGCGGCGGCGGTCGCCGGCTGTTCGGCGCTCCCGTTCGGCGCCGGCGAGGAGCGTCGCGAGGCGCCCGCGTCGCTCCCGGCGGACGCCGTCGGACCGGTCGAATGGCCGGCATCGCCGTACCCGGTAGCGGTTCCGGGGTCGCTCGCGGCCGCCCACGAGTCGCGGACGCGCGAGCTGCTCGACGACGTGCCGACCGATCCGGACCTCCCCAACGCCGGCGTCGCCGCGGCGATCGGCGACGACCGCGAGCAGGCGCGTCGGCGCGCGGACGCCGAGGTGCCCGACGGCTGGCCGGTCGATGTGCTCTCCGCGTGGCGGCGCCGCCGGGAGGACGCCGCGGAGGTTCGGGGCGCGTACCGAGCCGCCACCGGGGCCGACGAGGGATCTGATCTGATCGCCCGGCGCCGCGCGGTCCGCGACGACCGCGGGGCGCTCGCGTCGGGACTGGAGTACCGGGCCGAGTCGCCGGCGGCGGCGGTGCTGGCGTACGAGCCGATCGAGTCGCTGCTCGCGGAGTGTGCGGGGCACGTCGCCCCCCGCGTGACGTACCCGGACGACCCGGTCGCCGAGCCCTTCCGCGCCGGCGAGGCGGTCGCGCGCGTCGAGCATGCGAGAGCGGCGATCTCCGACGCTGCCGGGCTCCGCGAGGCGTACCTCGACGGGCGCGACGGGGCGACGCCACAGTGGGCGTCGCTGGTCGCGGCCGCCGACGGGCTGCGGGGGTCGGTGATCCGGACGCGCGCGACCGTCCGGGAGCGGACCGGCGGCGAGGAGCCGTTCGCCGACGAGGACCTGAGCGGCACGGTGGCACAGGAGCTGGTGGCGGTGAGCGACCTCCGGACCGAGTCGGCCGTCGAGGACGTCGAGCGGGCGGTCGAAGCCGACGAGTACGCCACCGCCGCGGTCGAGTCCGGAGTCGCACTGGCCGAGATCGAGGCGTACCGGAGGGCCGTAGCGGCGATCCGCGACGGAGAACACCGAGAGGTCCCCTCGGAGTCGTCCGTCCGGTCGGCGGCGGACCGAGCCGGAACCGCGGTCGCCGAGGCTGTCGAGGGCGGCGGTCCGCTGGCGACCCGGCTCGTCCGTCCGGCGGTGGAGGCGGTCGGGTACGTCGCCGACCGGATCGCGGAGGGGTACGGCTCGGTCCGCCGGAGCCAGGCCGAGCTGGCATACGCCGCCCTGTACGCGAACGCGGTCCCACCGGCGGCCGAGTTCGTGCGGGAGCGGCTGGCCCGAGGGGCGGTCGGGGACGACTGACGGAACGTTCGTGTCAAACCGACCGGTTTCGGGGCTTCGTCCCGGTATTTTTATTACCGCGACGGGCGGCGATACGGACAATGAGTGGACGACCCCTCGACGTGCTCGAAGCGTCGCTCGAGGAGCCCGTGACGGTACACCTGAAGGACGGCACGACGTACTACGGCGTCCTCGGCGGTTACGACCAACACATGAACGTCGTCATCGAGCCGGAGGCCGACGTGGACGACCGCGTCGACGACGACCTCGACGGCGAGTTCGCGGTCGCGATCGAAGACACAACGATTATACGCGGCGATAACGTCGTCACCATCAAAGCATGACCGGCGCAGGTACGCCCTCTCAGGGGAAAAAGAACAAGACGGTTCACGTGAAGTGTCGACGCTGCGGCGAGAAGTCCTACCACGTCAAGAAGGAGCGCTGCTCCTCGTGCGGCTTCGGCGACTCCGCCTCCCGGCGCGACTACGCCTGGCAGTCGAAGACCGGCGACAACTGACGACGCGGTCTCTTCGGTTTCTTCTCGCTTCTGCTCGGTGAACGGCGGGTTTATAAATAGAGCATTGGGGAGCGGCGATCTCCTCCAAGTCCCAGCCGCTTGCTTATAAACGCCTGCTGACGGAAGAGCGGCGAAGGCCGCCAAAGCCCCAGCCGCGAGGAGTCGCGCGGCTTGCTGCGCTCCTCGCTCACTCCGTTCGCTGCGGTGCTTACTGCGCCGGGCTTCGTCCTCGCGGCTGCCCCTTTGAGTCCCGCCCGACCGCAACCGCACCGCAACCGCACCGCACCTCGCGCCTCCCCAGCCTCGTCGGTCGCCGTCGCTCCGCTCGGCGACCGACTCCCTCGCGCGTGCGACTCGCGCCCTGTCGGGCGCTCGTCGGCACGCGCCACCGCATGGTCCGGGGTTGCGGTTCGCCACGCCCCCGCCGGCACCCAAACCGTTTCCCGCGGCGATGGCCGAGTCGGGACATGGACCTCTCAGTCGTCGACCTCTCGCCGGTCCCCCGCGGCGGCACCGCGGCGGACGCGTTCGAGAACACGGTCGACGCGGCGAAACACGCCGAGCGGCTTGGTTTCGAGCGGTTCTGGGTGGCGGAGCATCACGGGATGGGCGACCGCCTCGCGGGCACCACGCCCGAGGTGCTGCTCGGCCGGCTCGCGGGCGCGACGGAGTCGATCCGGATCGGGAGCGGGGCCGTCCTCATGAACCACTACAGCCCGTTCAAGGTGGCCGAGTCGTTCGGCGTCCTCGACGGACTGGCGCCCGGCCGCGTCGACCTCGGCATGGGGCGCGCGAACGGCTCGCCCGCCTCGGACCGCGCGCTCGGCACCGACCGCCGCGTCGAGAACCCGAACGAGGACCACCGCGAGCGGATCACCGCGGTCGTGAACCACCTCCGGGACGCGTATCCCGACGGGCACGAGTACGCCGACCTCTCGGTGCCGGGATCGGACGCCGGGCCCGCGACGCCCTGGGTGCTGGGGTCGAGCCCGTCCAGCGGCGAGATCGCGGGCGAGCTGGGGCTGCGCTACTGCTTCGCGGGCTTCATCCGCCCCGGGTTCGCCGAGCGCGCGTTCGCGGCGTACCGCGAGGCGTTCGACCCCGAGGGTGGAGTCGGGGGGCTGGACGAGCCGCGGGGGATGGTGGCGGTCAACGCGGTCGCGGCAGAGACGGACGAGGCCGCGGCCCGGCGACGCGCCCCCGCCGAGGCGACGTTCCGCCGGATGCGGCGCGGCGAGCTGGGCGACGAGACGCCCACGGTCGAAGAGGCGGTCGACGAGCTCGGCGGGGCGCCCGAGCCGACGCCCGCGACGCTGGACGACGACGAGTGGCCGCGCGCGATCTCCGGGAGTCCGGAGACGATTTCGGGGCTGTTGGAGCAGTTGGCCGACCGCGTCGGCGTCGACGAGATGATGATCCAGCACACCGTGCCGGACCACGACGACGCGCTCGACTCGCACGCGTTGCTCGCCGAGGCGATGGATCTGGACGGGCGGGAATAGTTCGGTCTTAACTCGGTGGACATTCTCGATTGCTCAGTTGGTTGGGAAAACCGATCGGCAGTGACGGACACCACCAGAACCTCGGCCGATTACTTATAAATCGCTGCTGACGGATCGACGGCGAACACCGGCAATGCCCCAGTCGTTTACTTATAAATCGCTGCTGGCAGATCGGTGACGGACACCGCCAAAGCCCCAGCCGCTTACTTATAAATGGCTGCTGACGGATCGGTGGCGGACACTGTCAAACCCCCAGCCGCGAGGGCGACGTACGCTCGCTGCGTTCCTCGGTCGGTCGCTATCGCTCCCTCCCTGCGGTACTTACGTCGCCTACGCCGCCCTCGCGACTGCCCCTTTGAGTCCCGCCCCGCACAGCACCGCAACCGCACCTCACACCTCCCCAGCCTCGTCAGTCGCCTCCGCTTCGCTCCGGCGACTGACTCCCTCGCGCGTGCGACTCGCGGCCTCCGCTTCGCTCCGGCCGCTCGCAGGCACGCGCCACCGCGGATCGGTTTATAAACAATGACTCGGTCGGAATTGCGGTCGCGTTCCTACTCCACGCGCTCGCGGGCGGCAGCGATAAGCATCGGGAGCATCACCGTCGCGTCGCCGTGGACGGAGGCGTTGCGCGCGTCCTTCTCCAGTTTCCCCCACGAGCGCGCCTCTTCGAGGCTCGCGCCGGAGAGCCCGCCGGTCGCCTCCGGGTCCATCGTGATCTGGACGGCGTAGTCGTACGCGCGCGGCGTGACGAGCATCGTCTGGAGCGTGAAGTTCTTCGGCACCCCGCCGCCGACGAGCAGGCAGCCCGCGTCGTCGGCCTCGAACGCGAGGTCGGTGAGTTCGGTCATGTCCGCGAGGGCGTCGAGCGTGAAGTCGGCGGTCTGGGCGTACATCCACGCCTGAAGTCCCAGCACCGAGTCTTGGACCGCCGGACAGTAGATCGGCACGTCGCACTCGTAGGCGGCGGCCGCGACGCCCGGCCCCTCCGAGACGTCGTCGCGCTCGTTGACCGC of Halorubrum trapanicum contains these proteins:
- a CDS encoding LSM domain-containing protein, with amino-acid sequence MSGRPLDVLEASLEEPVTVHLKDGTTYYGVLGGYDQHMNVVIEPEADVDDRVDDDLDGEFAVAIEDTTIIRGDNVVTIKA
- a CDS encoding 50S ribosomal protein L37e gives rise to the protein MTGAGTPSQGKKNKTVHVKCRRCGEKSYHVKKERCSSCGFGDSASRRDYAWQSKTGDN
- a CDS encoding LLM class flavin-dependent oxidoreductase; translation: MDLSVVDLSPVPRGGTAADAFENTVDAAKHAERLGFERFWVAEHHGMGDRLAGTTPEVLLGRLAGATESIRIGSGAVLMNHYSPFKVAESFGVLDGLAPGRVDLGMGRANGSPASDRALGTDRRVENPNEDHRERITAVVNHLRDAYPDGHEYADLSVPGSDAGPATPWVLGSSPSSGEIAGELGLRYCFAGFIRPGFAERAFAAYREAFDPEGGVGGLDEPRGMVAVNAVAAETDEAAARRRAPAEATFRRMRRGELGDETPTVEEAVDELGGAPEPTPATLDDDEWPRAISGSPETISGLLEQLADRVGVDEMMIQHTVPDHDDALDSHALLAEAMDLDGRE